The Gracilibacillus caseinilyticus genome segment ACAGACCAGCAAATTAACGTTATTTATCGATAAGTGGTAAGGAAAAAAATTGTCCAACGTAGATCATTCGACGTTGGACATTGGTTTAGGGGATGGAGGATAATTTTCTCTATTTTGCTTTCATTATATTGACGTATAGCATGTGCAAGAGTAGTTCCTGATCTTCGCTTTGTTTTGGGACCTGCTTAGTCAGAACTAACGCTTTGCTCACAACATGTGTCAAACTTACTACAGTAACACTATTTATAATTCCGGAGCTGTGAAAAGAATTTTTCCATTTATTTTTGCTTTTTCCTGTTTACTTTGACTGATTCGGTTGGGCAGCTCTCATGGGCGTCCAATAAATCATCGATGAGGTCAGAGGGAACTTCTTCATCGCCTTTGTTATCATCCCTGAGACCAAAGGCGATACCTTCATCATCATAATCAAACAATTCAGGAGCCGATGCTCCGCAGACTCCACAAGCAATACAAGTTTCTTTATTTATCCACGTAAAATATGGCATAAGCCACTTCCTTTATTGTTCGTTCTTCTGTTCTAGATTATCAGATCCTCCCGTTTCTGACAAATACCTAGTATCCAAATTC includes the following:
- a CDS encoding ferredoxin, whose amino-acid sequence is MPYFTWINKETCIACGVCGASAPELFDYDDEGIAFGLRDDNKGDEEVPSDLIDDLLDAHESCPTESVKVNRKKQK